From a region of the Bacteroidota bacterium genome:
- a CDS encoding T9SS type A sorting domain-containing protein, which translates to MILIVNPLPTISIEPFNPDSIDLNSGLANLPNVLPAGGTFSGIGISGNNFDPQLAGTGTFWISYFYTDPITNCSNSDSVQITVFDDTGIKNMANEQITIFPNPSYGKFIIEGNNLQSVEIRNITGKIVKQFSIDNKKSTIINLKDQAKGIYFVKVQGSSFIEFRKLVLI; encoded by the coding sequence TTGATTTTGATAGTAAATCCACTACCAACAATTTCAATAGAACCCTTCAATCCTGATTCTATAGACTTAAATTCAGGATTGGCAAATTTACCAAATGTTTTGCCCGCAGGCGGTACTTTCTCGGGAATTGGGATTTCAGGAAACAATTTCGATCCTCAGCTTGCCGGAACTGGAACTTTTTGGATTTCGTATTTTTATACAGACCCAATCACAAATTGTTCAAATTCCGATTCCGTTCAAATCACGGTTTTTGATGATACAGGAATAAAAAATATGGCAAACGAGCAAATCACAATTTTCCCAAATCCAAGCTACGGAAAGTTTATAATTGAGGGAAACAACTTGCAATCTGTCGAAATTAGAAACATCACCGGAAAAATTGTTAAACAGTTTTCAATAGACAATAAAAAATCAACAATAATCAATTTGAAAGACCAGGCAAAAGGAATTTATTTTGTGAAAGTTCAAGGCTCAAGTTTTATAGAGTTTCGAAAATTGGTTTTAATTTGA